Genomic window (Deltaproteobacteria bacterium):
AAATTACACATTGAATGTCCACATGTTGACAACCTGTTGCCCAAAATGATAAACGACAGCATGTTTAGCAACGTTACAGGGAAATTTCAAAAAAACACGTCTCGTATGCAAGTCAGCCTCCTTACCCTTTTCATATAGGGAGGGGGCTTTTTGCTTTGTAGATTATGACGCAACTTTCCTCAAAACTGAAGCGGCTGGAAGCGATTCTGTCTGACATGCGAAGTGTACTTGTCGCCTACTCCGGGGGCGCGGATAGCACCTTCCTGCTCAAGGTTGCCTCAAACGTCCTTGGCGGCAGGGCGATAGCGGTTACGGCAAGTTCGGCGACGTATACACCCCAGGAACTTGAAGAGGCCAGGAAAAATACAGAACTAATCGGCGCAAAGCACATTATTGTCCACACAAATGAACTGGACGATCCGGATTTCGCATCCAATCCCCCGGACAGATGCTACTACTGCAAGAAGGAACTCTTCACAAAGCTTTTCGAATTGGCGCAGCAGCACAGTTTGAATTATGTGATAGACGGTTCAACTTGCGATGACGAACGGGACTTCCGCCCGGGAAAGAGAGCCGCCTCCGAGTTCCACGTCAGAAGCCCGCTCATGGATGCCGGCTTCACAAAAGAGGAAATAAGAG
Coding sequences:
- the larE gene encoding ATP-dependent sacrificial sulfur transferase LarE; its protein translation is MTQLSSKLKRLEAILSDMRSVLVAYSGGADSTFLLKVASNVLGGRAIAVTASSATYTPQELEEARKNTELIGAKHIIVHTNELDDPDFASNPPDRCYYCKKELFTKLFELAQQHSLNYVIDGSTCDDERDFRPGKRAASEFHVRSPLMDAGFTKEEIRALSKDMNLPTWDKPPLPCLSTRFPYGTQITKEKVERVGRAEEFLAGFGIRQLRDRDHDNIARIEVPRKDMPMFLDEEIS